One stretch of Kwoniella newhampshirensis strain CBS 13917 chromosome 5, whole genome shotgun sequence DNA includes these proteins:
- a CDS encoding allantoicase codes for MSSITPIDLQVFDSSIKTNFVEVSSAALGGQVVACSDDFFASRHNLIKPTPSISLKGQFGPNGALYDGWESRRHNPAFDWVIIRLATPLTSIHYVDIDTSHFSGNEAPQSQVFALSLTPSKNGQEPKLMPSNPKWVEVLPVVDLGPNSRHVFEIADTGKEGNWGAVMVRMIPDGGMARFRAYGLPHAPSIPTSLPENYHELEPTDLLSPLIGGRIISCSDANFSPPQNLLLPGRGFDMSDGWETRRSQEGRGKYAVGGALEGQERKEWVVAKLGVTGIIRWVEVDTAFHPGNYPAACAIEATLVEDDTALDDADWTTIVAKTPLGPHRQHFLDVERNVPQEQVFSHIRYDIFPDGGSKRVRIFGHPLAPTPSSALTTPLDGALIIPTLPLTPEVFKPYGQVIQGHSLPTSAPKGTPVTIANQGTAFKFHRIGRVEENYPAGTLTKGGLHVGSVKAQSKLSTKDGQKLQVELLERHRHTTQAFIPMGRQPGAPEPGAFIVVVALNGADEKPDLSTVRAFIATAAQGVSFNQGTWHHSLLTVGGDLDYAIIEAVVPDVLDPLYIEKVAPSPPLYLQVPPFPPKSLPPGSLITAHIPQPPPVHHALPQAHANAPTTAPHHLLPSLSSLLHHTPAAPAPNKSTINLTPASPVPLTPTGFKAFGHVISPTPDPTHTDFEAAPDGKTRKNNRLAPIISTYPEDSEAITGIAVFRATKKVGLERGRTFDVRYMERHKYTSQAFIPMGKAEWPGKSEEALAPGGEFLVIVAENGPDDRPDPKTMKTFIMPANMGLSYAPGIWHHPVLVLDSTLDLACVETQISTGVHEADERDCELLSWEGAEVFGKVDVPEL; via the exons ATGAGCTCAATCACCCCCATCGACTTGCAGGTATTTGACTCGAGCATCAAGACCAACTTCGTTG AGGTCTCTTCAGCAGCTCTTGGCGGTCAAGTCGTCGCTTGTTCAGATGACTTTTTTGCTTCGAGACATAATCTGATCAAACCaact ccatccatctctctcaaaGGTCAATTCGGGCCTAATGGGGCTCTGTACGATGGTTGGGAGTCTAGGCGTCACAACCCCGCCTTTGactg GGTGATCATTCGCCTCGCAACCCCGCTCACATCCATCCATTACGTCGATATCGACACTTCCCATTTTAGCGGTAATGAAGCCCCTCAATCTCAGGTCTTTGCTCTTTCCCTCACGCCATCGAAAAATGGACAAGAACCGAAACTCATGCCGTCCAACCCCAAATGGGTCGAGGTGTTGCCTGTCGTGGATCTGGGACCTAATAGTCGACATGTCTTTGAGATAGCTGATACTGGGAAGGAGGGTAATTGGGGTGCTGTTATGGTGAGAATGATACCTGACGGTGGAATG GCCCGATTCAGAGCATATGGTCTACCTCACGCCCCATCCATTCCGACGTCTTTGCCCGAAAACTACCACGAGCTGGAACCTACCgacctcctctctcccctcatAGGCGGCCGTATCATCTCATGCTCAGACGCCAACTTCTCACCACCACAGAACCTGCTTTTGCCAGGTCGAGGCTTCGATATGTCAGATGGATGggagacgagacgaagTCAAGAGGGGAGAGGCAAGTATGCCGTTGGAGGTGCGCTTGAAGGtcaagagaggaaagaatgGGTTGTGGCCAAATTGGGTGTCACTGGTATCATCCGGTGGGTTGAGGTCGACACGGCTTTCCATCCTGGAAACTATCCAGCT GCTTGCGCAATAGAAGCAACTCTTGTGGAAGACGACACCGCTCTCGATGATGCCGACTGGACCACGATCGTCGCGAAGACACCACTTGGTCCTCATCGCCAACACTTCTTGGATGTAGAGCGAAATGTGCCCCAAGAACAGGTTTTCAGCCATATCAGATACGATATCTTCCCGGACGGTGGATCCAAGCGAGTACGAATCTTCGGGCATCCTCTTGCGCCTACCCCTTCCAGTGCGCTCACTACCCCGCTCGACGGAGCGCTCATCATTCCAACGCTCCCCCTAACCCCTGAGGTGTTCAAGCCCTACGGTCAGGTGATTCAGGGCCACTCGTTACCCACTTCGGCGCCTAAGGGCACTCCTGTCACCATTGCTAATCAGGGGACGGCCTTCAAATTTCACAGAATCGGCAGAGTCGAAGAAAATTATCCGGCTGGAACGTTGACAAAAGGAGGCCTACATGTTGGCAGCGTCAAAGCTCAGAGCAAGCTGTCTACAAAGGATGGTCAGAAGTTGCAAGTGGAGCTGCTTGAGCG TCACCGACATACGACTCAAGCCTTTATTCCGATGGGAAGACAACCAGGTGCTCCGGAACCTGGAGCTTTCATCGTTGTTGTGGCACTCAATGGTGCAGACGAGAAGCCCGACCTGAGCACAGTGCGTGCATTCATCGCGACTGCTGCACAAGGTGTCAGCTTCAATCAGGGCACATGGC ATCACTCGCTATTGACCGTTGgtgga GACCTCGACTACGCCATTATCGAGGCTGTCGTACCCGACGTGCTTGATCCTCTGTACATCGAAAAGGTCGCACCTTCGCCGCCACTGTACCTTCAAGTCCCGCCCTTCCCACCCAAAAGCTTACCACCCGGGTCATTGATCACGGCACATATCCCACAACCTCCTCCTGTCCACCatgctcttcctcaagcCCATGCTAATGCCCCGACCACTGCGCCTCACCATTTACTCCCTTCTCTATCTTCGCTACTACATCACACCCCTGCCGCACCTGCCCCAAATAAATCAACCATCAATCTCACACCAGCTTCACCTGTACCTCTGACCCCGACCGGATTCAAAGCGTTCGGACATGTGATCAGCCCTACTCCCGATCCAACCCATACAGATTTCGAAGCTGCTCCGGATGgaaagacgaggaagaacaacCGACTCGCTCCCATCATTTCGACGTATCCTGAAGATAGCGAAGCAATCACTGGCATAGCTGTCTTCAGAGCTACCAAGAAGGTAGGACTGGAAAGAGGGAGGACGTTTGATGTGAGGTATATGGAAAGACACAAATACACAAGTCAGGCATTCATTCCTATGGGCAAGGCTGAG TGGCCCGGAAAGAGTGAAGAGGCATTGGCACCGGGAGGCGAATTCCTGGTCATCGTAGCGGAGAACGgaccag ACGATCGACCAGACCCGAAAACCATGAAGACATTCATCATGCCCGCGAACATGGGATTATCATATGCACCGGGTATATGGC ATCATCCTGTGCTCGTACTCGACTCGACATTGGATTTGGCCTGTGTCGAAACGCAGATCTCGACAGGAGTACACGAGGCCGATGAGAGGGATTGCGAGTTATTGAGCTGGGAGGGGGCGGAGGTGTTTGGGAAAGTTGATGTTCCGGAGTTGTAA